In Chitinivibrionales bacterium, the following proteins share a genomic window:
- a CDS encoding ATP-binding cassette domain-containing protein: MSIAIVAKNLAKKFDDFTAVNGISFEIEEGECFGFLGPNGAGKTTTVKMVHCVSPVTSGSVTVFGEASGLDNRKIKMMTGVIPQEINLDSGLTVYENLMVFSKFFDIPSDEAKKRIEELLGFVELEAKKKSRIDELSTGMKRRLLIARALLNKPRLIIADEPTTGLDPQARHLIWQRLRQLKSQGVTLILTTQYMEEAEQLCDRLVVMYEGRILKLGSPRQLVQDEIGKEVVEIRIPAEEDEKLMKVASDCSCGHERAGDTLYIYCRDGHELVKKIIELNLPNVRNRPATLEDVFLKLTGRSLID; this comes from the coding sequence ATGAGCATCGCCATCGTTGCAAAAAATCTCGCGAAGAAATTCGACGATTTCACCGCCGTGAACGGCATTTCGTTCGAAATCGAGGAAGGCGAGTGTTTCGGTTTTCTGGGACCGAACGGCGCGGGCAAGACGACGACCGTTAAAATGGTGCACTGCGTTTCGCCGGTAACCTCGGGAAGCGTGACCGTTTTCGGTGAAGCGTCGGGTCTTGACAACAGGAAAATCAAGATGATGACCGGCGTCATACCGCAGGAGATCAACCTGGACTCGGGCCTCACGGTGTACGAAAACCTCATGGTGTTCTCGAAGTTCTTCGACATCCCGTCCGACGAGGCGAAAAAAAGGATCGAGGAGCTCCTCGGGTTCGTCGAGCTCGAGGCGAAAAAGAAAAGCAGGATCGACGAGCTTTCCACGGGCATGAAGCGCCGGCTCCTCATCGCGCGGGCGCTGCTCAACAAGCCCCGGCTGATCATCGCGGACGAGCCGACCACGGGCCTTGACCCGCAGGCGCGGCACCTCATCTGGCAGCGCCTCCGCCAGCTCAAGAGCCAGGGCGTTACGCTCATCCTCACCACGCAGTACATGGAGGAGGCCGAGCAGCTCTGCGACCGGCTGGTGGTCATGTATGAAGGCCGCATCCTTAAACTGGGTTCGCCGCGCCAGTTGGTGCAGGATGAGATCGGCAAGGAAGTGGTCGAAATACGCATTCCGGCTGAAGAGGATGAAAAGCTGATGAAGGTGGCGTCCGATTGCAGCTGCGGCCATGAACGGGCGGGCGACACCCTTTACATTTACTGCCGTGACGGACACGAGCTGGTGAAAAAAATCATTGAGCTCAATCTGCCCAATGTCAGGAACCGGCCCGCGACGTTGGAGGACGTTTTTCTCAAGTTGACGGGAAGAAGCCTGATCGACTAG
- a CDS encoding TIGR02147 family protein, with amino-acid sequence MKKNRLNTPVFVYEDHVDFLRDWYSYAKRFGFTQREFLDRAGIKSAAFLSDVIARRKKIGRSHIAGFIKALELRGDEKEYFRLLVRKELCKTPADKKPVFEGLALLRKENLSTMLENRTMEYFASWRYPVIREFIVCKGAIASPKEITRALINLKLSTHEAEQALAKLVKWGMIVHDEASGVYLPAEQNAISYQDMPHPVVNDVKRTLIEAAIHAMEEMPKDRRHVSMALKGVSKKTYDDLCAKIDALRRELLDHEELKGAVDRIVSLNIQLFPVMNIGTPGWKNGETNE; translated from the coding sequence ATGAAGAAAAACCGCCTCAACACCCCCGTTTTCGTCTATGAAGATCATGTTGATTTTCTCCGCGACTGGTATTCGTACGCCAAGCGGTTCGGCTTTACCCAGCGGGAATTCCTGGACCGCGCCGGTATCAAGAGCGCCGCGTTCCTCTCCGACGTCATAGCGCGCAGAAAAAAAATCGGCCGCAGCCACATCGCGGGTTTCATCAAGGCGCTCGAATTGCGCGGCGATGAAAAAGAATATTTCCGGCTGCTGGTCCGGAAAGAATTGTGCAAAACGCCGGCGGACAAAAAACCGGTTTTCGAAGGCCTCGCGCTGCTCCGGAAAGAAAACCTTTCCACGATGCTCGAAAACCGCACCATGGAATATTTCGCGTCGTGGCGGTATCCCGTCATCCGAGAGTTTATCGTCTGTAAAGGCGCAATAGCTTCGCCAAAGGAAATCACGCGCGCGCTGATCAACCTCAAGCTGTCGACGCACGAGGCGGAACAGGCCCTTGCCAAGCTCGTGAAATGGGGCATGATCGTGCATGATGAAGCCTCCGGCGTCTACCTGCCTGCGGAACAGAACGCCATCTCCTACCAGGACATGCCTCACCCGGTGGTGAACGACGTGAAGCGTACGCTCATAGAGGCGGCGATCCACGCCATGGAGGAAATGCCGAAAGACCGGCGTCATGTTTCAATGGCGCTGAAGGGCGTGAGCAAGAAAACCTACGACGATCTGTGCGCGAAAATCGACGCCCTGCGCAGGGAATTGCTTGACCATGAGGAATTGAAAGGCGCTGTTGACAGGATAGTTTCGCTGAACATCCAGCTGTTTCCGGTCATGAATATCGGTACACCCGGGTGGAAGAACGGGGAAACCAATGAGTAA
- a CDS encoding ABC transporter permease, translated as MNLSYRIYFVLLRNIISYKRFILPTFLISLGQPLFYLVTFGIGMGAYMGYIGGKPYLQFLVPGVLISSVMLSSTFECLYDTFVKMVHERVYDSLIATPVSAEDVVAGDVAWGALRGLMSGVLMLIVSMIMGVLPASVMNVLLLLLVMVFVGVLFSSLAMIVTSFAPNFDFFNYYTELIITPMLFFSGVFFPLDKFPEWLKVVALFMPLTHAVNISRAAYSGEMTAGLGWNFLVLLVLEIAAFIIGTRLMKRRLIK; from the coding sequence ATGAATTTATCCTACAGAATTTATTTTGTCCTTTTACGGAACATCATTTCTTATAAACGGTTTATTCTCCCCACGTTCCTTATCAGCCTGGGACAGCCGCTGTTTTATCTGGTCACCTTCGGCATCGGCATGGGCGCCTACATGGGCTACATCGGCGGCAAACCCTACCTGCAGTTTCTTGTTCCGGGCGTTCTCATTTCGTCGGTGATGCTGTCGTCGACCTTCGAATGCCTGTACGACACGTTTGTCAAAATGGTACACGAAAGGGTGTATGATTCCCTGATCGCAACCCCGGTGTCGGCCGAGGACGTGGTTGCCGGCGACGTTGCCTGGGGCGCCTTGCGCGGCCTGATGAGCGGTGTGCTCATGCTCATCGTGTCCATGATCATGGGCGTGTTACCGGCGTCGGTCATGAATGTGCTGCTGCTGTTGCTCGTCATGGTGTTTGTGGGCGTCCTGTTCAGCTCGCTCGCCATGATCGTGACGTCGTTCGCGCCCAACTTCGATTTCTTCAACTATTACACCGAGCTTATCATAACGCCCATGCTGTTTTTCTCCGGCGTGTTTTTCCCCCTCGACAAATTTCCCGAGTGGCTCAAGGTGGTCGCGCTGTTCATGCCGCTCACGCACGCGGTAAACATATCCCGTGCAGCGTATTCCGGTGAAATGACGGCGGGTCTGGGATGGAACTTTCTCGTGCTTCTGGTGCTGGA
- a CDS encoding alpha/beta hydrolase → MNSEKIAMNYYAPTESTLVARRRKTGRKVLKFFLISAGLILLILVGMGEWIYFSVFFSRSPHDYSGAHPFKSANARAEYLAFEDGMAKTWPVHSEERLAQTSFGQTFMRVSGPADGRPLMLLPGGGCNSLIWHANIQALSQKYRTYALDNIYDYGRSVYTREMKTGADFSAWLNELFDTLRLGNNVRIAGYSYGGWVASQYALRHPERVSHVVLIAPVCTVLPLSNDYIIKMLTTLIPVRYFKSKIMYWCWADLAQMGDTGVQLVEDRIDFYQMALKCFKFKQPPNPTVLSDEELQRLKMPVLFLVGNHETVYDAKIAVDRLRRVNPKINAEMIMNTGHDLMFTHTDAVNRKVLAFLDTEPVKEIVGAPEPPKIHKQVVKRKKMRTHSN, encoded by the coding sequence ATGAATTCGGAAAAGATCGCCATGAATTACTATGCCCCCACCGAATCCACCCTCGTCGCGCGCCGCCGCAAAACAGGCCGCAAAGTCCTGAAATTTTTTCTCATCAGCGCCGGGCTTATCCTGCTCATCCTGGTTGGGATGGGCGAATGGATTTACTTCTCGGTATTTTTTAGCCGCTCGCCTCATGACTATTCCGGCGCGCATCCCTTTAAATCGGCAAATGCAAGGGCGGAATATCTTGCGTTTGAGGATGGCATGGCCAAAACCTGGCCGGTGCATTCCGAGGAACGGCTGGCGCAGACGTCGTTCGGGCAAACGTTCATGCGCGTCAGCGGTCCGGCCGATGGCCGGCCGCTGATGCTGCTGCCCGGCGGTGGCTGCAATTCCCTCATATGGCACGCGAACATTCAGGCGCTCTCGCAGAAATACCGGACCTACGCGCTGGACAATATTTATGATTACGGCAGAAGTGTTTACACCCGGGAAATGAAGACCGGCGCCGATTTCAGCGCATGGCTCAATGAACTGTTTGACACGCTGAGGCTCGGCAATAATGTCAGGATCGCCGGATATTCGTATGGAGGATGGGTCGCCAGCCAGTATGCGCTCCGTCATCCGGAAAGGGTCTCTCATGTCGTGCTCATCGCGCCTGTGTGCACGGTGTTGCCTTTGTCAAACGATTACATTATAAAAATGCTCACCACCCTGATTCCCGTGCGTTATTTCAAGTCTAAGATCATGTACTGGTGCTGGGCCGACCTGGCCCAAATGGGCGACACCGGTGTGCAGCTGGTGGAGGACCGGATAGACTTTTATCAAATGGCGCTGAAATGCTTCAAGTTCAAGCAGCCTCCAAACCCCACGGTGCTTTCCGATGAGGAATTGCAGCGGCTGAAGATGCCCGTGCTTTTCTTAGTCGGCAATCACGAAACCGTGTATGACGCGAAGATCGCGGTTGACCGGCTGAGAAGAGTGAATCCGAAAATCAATGCCGAAATGATTATGAACACCGGCCATGATTTGATGTTCACGCATACGGATGCGGTGAACCGGAAGGTGCTCGCGTTCCTCGACACTGAGCCTGTTAAGGAAATTGTCGGCGCGCCTGAGCCTCCAAAAATCCACAAGCAGGTTGTCAAACGAAAGAAAATGAGGACGCACAGCAATTAG
- a CDS encoding cyclic nucleotide-binding domain-containing protein translates to MDAVPVISTSNALFERVQQLVGKKKNAGFNDAVLMQPATALDVLNMEMPELVFIDFSDKNFSAFSLMDGIMADPWIFHCGIIALYGDYAELERLDAIKGANIIVAIMDNELERHLPKIMDIVSGNRRILFQRELGVDLVWNISGSFKLKNDPLEASCYANLISNFLCNALRIGLEEKPVCTLAIFEMLMNAIEHGNCGINYGEKSQWLEAGKPIQDLIRQKCKDPTVDKKRVTFEYAFLPECARFFIADEGGGFDWRRFVDGIHKTGELELHGRGISIAKSLMRNLQYNETGTEVSFEIAYPKNVSAVTPALFKSISAKNVRPGQVIFRYGEPGDSMYYIVKGQYDVVVNGKTVSSLSADDVFLGEMSFLLNNRRSATVKARSAGTIIPISKNDFIEAVKRKPYYALFLSKLLAQRIQRFNQRAFNL, encoded by the coding sequence ATGGACGCGGTTCCAGTTATTTCAACCAGCAATGCGTTGTTTGAACGCGTTCAGCAGCTCGTCGGCAAGAAAAAAAACGCCGGATTCAACGACGCCGTCCTCATGCAGCCGGCCACCGCGCTCGACGTGCTCAACATGGAAATGCCCGAGCTGGTGTTCATTGATTTTTCAGACAAGAACTTCAGCGCGTTCTCGCTCATGGACGGCATCATGGCCGACCCCTGGATCTTCCACTGCGGCATCATCGCGCTGTACGGCGACTACGCCGAGCTTGAGCGGCTCGACGCGATCAAGGGCGCCAACATCATCGTGGCGATCATGGACAACGAGCTTGAGCGGCACCTGCCCAAAATCATGGACATCGTGAGCGGCAACCGGCGCATTCTGTTTCAGCGCGAGCTCGGCGTCGACCTCGTGTGGAATATCTCGGGCTCGTTCAAGCTGAAGAACGATCCGCTCGAAGCGAGCTGCTATGCCAACCTTATCAGCAATTTTCTGTGCAACGCGCTCAGGATCGGGCTGGAGGAAAAACCGGTCTGCACCCTGGCCATTTTCGAGATGCTCATGAACGCCATCGAGCACGGCAACTGCGGCATAAACTACGGCGAAAAATCGCAATGGCTCGAAGCCGGGAAGCCGATCCAGGATCTCATAAGGCAGAAATGCAAAGACCCGACCGTTGACAAAAAGCGCGTCACGTTCGAGTACGCGTTCCTTCCCGAATGCGCCCGGTTCTTTATCGCCGACGAGGGCGGAGGGTTTGACTGGCGCAGGTTCGTTGACGGCATCCATAAAACCGGCGAACTCGAGCTGCACGGCAGGGGAATCTCCATTGCAAAAAGCCTGATGCGCAACCTGCAGTACAACGAGACCGGCACCGAGGTGAGCTTTGAAATCGCATACCCGAAAAACGTGAGCGCGGTCACGCCGGCGCTGTTCAAATCGATCAGCGCGAAAAACGTGCGTCCCGGCCAGGTGATATTCCGCTACGGGGAGCCGGGCGACTCCATGTATTACATTGTCAAGGGACAATACGACGTGGTCGTGAACGGCAAGACCGTGTCCAGCCTTTCGGCCGACGACGTATTCCTGGGTGAGATGTCGTTTCTGCTCAACAACCGGAGGAGCGCAACGGTAAAGGCGAGATCGGCGGGAACGATCATACCGATATCAAAGAACGATTTCATCGAGGCGGTGAAACGGAAGCCGTATTATGCCTTGTTCTTGTCAAAGCTGCTGGCGCAGAGGATACAGCGGTTCAATCAAAGGGCGTTTAACTTGTAG
- the arfB gene encoding alternative ribosome rescue aminoacyl-tRNA hydrolase ArfB, which translates to MIFVSPHCSINEDELSFSFVRSGGPGGQNVNKVSTAAQLRFDVSASPNLSAEVKKRLVKLAGSRINNDGILHISASRFRTQERNKADAVDRLVMLIRKALVEPKKRKKTRPTFASKGKRVEKKRRHGEKKRNRGAGNWEMEI; encoded by the coding sequence ATGATTTTCGTTTCCCCTCATTGCAGCATCAATGAAGATGAATTGTCCTTCTCGTTTGTCCGCTCAGGCGGGCCGGGCGGACAGAACGTGAACAAGGTGTCCACCGCGGCGCAGCTGCGGTTTGATGTCAGCGCATCTCCCAACCTTTCCGCTGAGGTAAAGAAAAGACTTGTCAAGCTTGCAGGTTCCCGCATCAATAATGACGGCATTCTCCACATTTCCGCAAGCAGGTTTAGAACGCAGGAGAGAAATAAGGCGGACGCGGTTGATCGGCTGGTGATGTTGATCAGGAAGGCGCTGGTCGAGCCTAAAAAGCGGAAAAAGACAAGGCCGACGTTCGCGTCAAAGGGAAAACGAGTTGAGAAAAAGAGAAGGCATGGGGAAAAGAAGAGGAACAGGGGAGCGGGGAATTGGGAGATGGAAATTTGA
- a CDS encoding pyridoxal phosphate-dependent aminotransferase, translating to MPVAKNVKDIMANSSFIRKMFELGTQLKKQHGEKNVCDFTLGNPDLEPPPAFQKALSDAVRQKISLKHGYMANAGYADTRQAVADYVSKEQGATISMDNVIMTCGAGGGLNVALKTILNPGDTVIVNVPYFVEYNFYIRNHGGEMVLVNTKDDFDLDVKAIEKAIDKRTAGVLINSPNNPTGKVYPEKTIRELGRMLERKSAETGRAIYLLSDEPYRKIVYDGLAVPPLFSNYKNCIVVNSYSKDLSIPGERLGYIAVHPEAEDVQNLLDGMILCNRILGFVNAPALMQRVVKNLQGTCVDISRYQKRRDLLCDGLKKLGYDFTMPGGTFYLFPKAPGGNDVEFVKVLQEKLVLTVPGTGFGAPGYFRIVFCVAEEAIERAMPGFEYAIKKCA from the coding sequence ATGCCCGTCGCAAAGAACGTCAAAGACATCATGGCCAATTCCTCGTTCATCCGCAAGATGTTCGAGCTCGGCACGCAGCTCAAGAAGCAGCACGGCGAGAAAAACGTGTGCGATTTCACGCTCGGCAATCCCGACCTTGAGCCGCCGCCGGCCTTTCAGAAGGCGCTTTCCGACGCGGTACGCCAGAAAATTTCGCTCAAGCACGGGTACATGGCGAATGCCGGGTATGCGGACACGCGCCAGGCCGTGGCGGACTATGTGTCCAAGGAACAGGGCGCAACAATATCCATGGACAACGTGATAATGACCTGCGGCGCGGGAGGCGGGCTGAATGTCGCGCTCAAGACCATTCTCAACCCCGGCGACACCGTCATCGTCAATGTTCCGTATTTCGTCGAATACAATTTCTACATCCGCAACCATGGCGGCGAAATGGTTCTGGTAAATACGAAGGACGATTTCGACCTCGACGTTAAAGCCATCGAGAAGGCGATTGACAAACGCACCGCAGGCGTTCTTATCAATTCGCCCAACAACCCGACGGGAAAGGTGTACCCTGAAAAAACCATCAGGGAACTGGGAAGGATGCTCGAACGAAAGAGCGCGGAAACCGGCCGGGCGATATACCTGCTGAGCGACGAGCCGTACCGGAAAATCGTGTATGACGGGCTTGCCGTGCCGCCGCTGTTCAGTAACTACAAGAATTGCATCGTCGTGAATTCATATTCAAAGGATCTTTCGATCCCGGGCGAGCGTCTCGGATACATCGCGGTGCATCCCGAAGCTGAAGACGTGCAGAACCTGCTCGACGGCATGATCCTCTGCAACAGGATTTTGGGCTTTGTCAACGCGCCCGCGCTCATGCAGCGCGTGGTGAAAAACCTGCAGGGAACCTGCGTGGACATCTCCCGCTACCAGAAACGCCGCGACCTTTTGTGCGACGGCCTCAAGAAACTGGGATACGATTTCACCATGCCCGGCGGCACGTTCTACCTTTTCCCCAAGGCGCCCGGCGGCAACGATGTCGAATTCGTCAAGGTGCTGCAGGAAAAACTCGTGCTCACTGTTCCCGGTACCGGCTTCGGCGCGCCCGGTTATTTCCGCATCGTGTTCTGCGTGGCGGAGGAGGCGATCGAGCGGGCCATGCCGGGGTTCGAATACGCGATAAAAAAGTGCGCGTAA